TTGGCGAAATAAAGGTATTTTAGTTACACCAGCTGGAGAGAAAATTAGGTTAGAGCCTGCCTTTACAGAATACGGCGGCCTTTCTCTTGCCACTGATATCAAACAAACCGCTGATGGCGGCTATATTGTTGTGGGACAAAGTTCAACTTCGTTATCGCAAAGAGCAACAGAAAATATAGAAGATAGTTGTGATGGTGTGGATGAACCAGTCGATGTGTGTATTCAAAGGTTGACCTCACCGTATCATACTCGAGCCTACAAGTGGACGTTTGATAACGATTTTAACTTAGTCAGCGCAACCGATCTTGGGCTTGGCTTTACACCAGATGAAGATGATGAACGAGCCTATTCAAGCTTGGCTTTGGCAACTAATGGGGACGGCTTAACTGTTGGTGAGTCCCGAATGCGCCGTCAAAGTAATAATGATTTATTGCCATATGGACAGGCTGTTTATTATAAAGATGGTGAAATTAAGCGCATCAAAGAAGTTGAGAGTTATATCGAATACAGCCAAGCGGTTGATGTCAATGATAATGGGATTATTGTTGGTATGTTTGGTCGTTCATCGAATGGCTCAAGAGATTATGACTCAACAGGTTTTTATTTTAATGCGAATACCGCTGAGTTCAAAGAAATGCCTGCATACTTCGAGGGGTCGGCGACAGCAATCACAGATATTAACAATAATGGCTTTGTTGTAGGCCAAGGTGTTACAGAAAAGAGTGGTTCTAACCGTCGTCGCGAAGCGTTTTTATATGAAATTGGTGCAGAAAAACTAGTGAATATAAACTCCCTTCTTCCTTGTAAGAACGATTCTTTCCCTTACACCATTGCAGAAGCTGTGAAGATCACTGATGACAACAAGATATATGCGATTGCGACCAAAACGGTTGAAAGACGCAATACCTTGGGTGAAATTGAGAAGGACAGTAAGGGCGAGACTGAGTATGAATCGGTAAGCTTACCTGTTCTACTTACCCCAATTTCTGGTGAACCAGAAAACTGTACACCACCTGAAGCAGAGACATATGAGCGTCAATCTGCAAGCTGGTCTTGGCTTAGTTTACTCGCGTTACCACTAGTGGCGCTGAGAAGACGTCGTAAAGCCTAAAGTACAATTTAGACGATAAAAAAGCCCGGAAGGGCTTTTTTGTGTTCGAAAAGAAATATTAGCAAATTCAATTCGATATTTAATTCAACCGCTATAAATCTTAACTATACTGGTATTAGCTTTGGCCGCGACTTTGCCACGCTTTATTCACTGAACGTCGCCATAGGTAATCGATACCGAAAAAGCCGATAATGGCGGCAAGTGTTGCGCAGATCAAAGAGCCGACGATAAATGCAGGCCCAATCGTTGTTAGGCTTTGTGCAAGCCATTCCCAACTCGCCTCAAAATGGAATGGTTGTTGTTTTTGGCCAAGAGCAAACACACCGACTAAGTACGAGCAATAAAATATAGGCGGCATCGTGAGTGGATTGGTGATCCACACGAGTGCAATAGACAAAGGCAAGTTGACGCGAAATGGAATCGCAAGTGCTGCTGCCAGTACCATTTGAAAAGGAACAGGGATGAATGCGAAAAATAGCCCCACCGAGAATGCGCCACGTGCTGAGCGCCGGTTTAAATGCCAGAGGTTGGCATCATGCAGTAACTTACCAAAGATTTTTAATGATTTCTGTTGTTTGATTTTATTATGATCAGGTAAAAAGCGTTGAATCGTTTTTTTCGCCATTTGCAGCTGCCATCTACTTGGATTCTGATATGTTTTGGAATAATTCTGGGTTGCTTCAGTGCGGTATTTCTTCTCGACAATTGGCGATTAGCCGCAATAAGCATATTCCTCTACTTCATGGGCCGCTATTCTAAGCTTTTTTGTCCTATATTGGCAGGATTTATTTTAGGGATTTCCATTGTTCTTAGCCATTACTTTGTTTTTTATCAGCTAAAAATACCAGAAATGTGGCAATCGCAGCTTGTTACTGCTTCGGGTAAAGTTATTGAGGTTGATAATTCTGTGATTGGTGAAGCGTTAAAGGTACAGCTAGAGCAAGTTGACGGCTACCAGTTTGCGCGTTGGCGTACTGTAAATGCAAAGCTTTATCGTGATTCATCAACGCCTATGTTGACAGTTGGTGACCGCATTGAATTTACAGTGAAGCTTAAGCGTTATCGTAGCCGGGTTAATATCGGACTTTTTAACGCTGAATTGCATGCGTTTAGAAAGTATATGTATTTCAAGGGCAGTATCAAAACAATCAATTCGGTAGTGAAGGACACTACGTGGCGAGATAACTACCGCTTATTCATAGATAAAAAGCTCAGTGGGCTCAGCTATGCTTGGCTGTATTATATTTTGTTAACCGGCGATACAAGCAAAGTCGACTTCAAAAACAAAACACAATTTAGAAGCCTTGGTTTGAGTCATCTGTTAGCGATTTCAGGGCTTCATATCGGAATGGTATTTGCCATCGCGTTTTTGCTGATAAAAGTCGTGCTGTATTGTGCCCCGATAATAATTTCCCAGGCTGCCAATTTGCATCAGTGGTGTTTAGTTTTTGCGTTACTGTTGTGTTTTGGTTACGTCGTTCTTTGCGGTTACAGTGTATCGGCGACTCGAGCTTTAATCATGGCGATGGTGTGGGTTGCTTGTTACCTCTTTGCCGTGCGACTTAAAGCGCTTCAGGTGCTAACGGTTGCGTTGACAATCGTCTTGATGGTGGACCCGTTTTCATTACTCAACCCTGGTTTATATTATTCCTTTTTTGCAGTTGCGATTATCGTAACGTTAGTGACAAAAGTTGGCCGAGGTTTAGGTGCAAAGCTACTTGCCTTAATCAAGTTGCAGCTTGCGTTATTTATCTGCTTATTACCGCTTAATCTGTATTTCTTTTCCGGTGCGAGCATCATTTCATTGGTTGCGAACATCATAGTGATCCCGTTGATTTCTGTCGTGGTATTTCCGCTACTACTGCTTCATGTTACTGCGTTACACGCTATTGGTTGGCAACTTCCACTTCATTTAGTTGATAATGGGTTAGTGGTTCTTTTTGAGCTGTTGCAAAAGTCTCCAGTAAGTTGGGTAGATATACCCGGCGTTTCGTCCATGTTTCTAATAACCTGCTACTTAAGTGCTGTGCTACTGTTTTTATTCAGAAATTATTTTGGTTTATTACCCATATTGTTTTTCCTCGTTCAGTATCTGTTTCGAGTTTCTCCACTATGGCAAATCGATGTCTTTGATGTCGGTCACGGAACAGCAGTGTTAGTTTCTCGAAATAACAAAGGGCTGCTCTATGATGTGGGGGCCAAGTATTTTGGCTATTTTTCGATGTTTGAGTTTGTGATAAAACCCTATCTTTTGAATAATCGAATTACGCTACAAGATACCATCATTAGTCATAACGATGGTGACCATAATGGTGGCGTTGACGACCTCATAGCTTTTGATGGCGGGAAATCGTTACAGCGTTTTCACCCAGCAAGTGCTGCAGATAGCTGTGTGCTTGGAACACATCAATTTCAAGGGCTAGACATATCCGTGATCTGGCCTCAAGAA
This portion of the Pseudoalteromonas sp. GCY genome encodes:
- a CDS encoding DUF3466 family protein, whose product is MKFKLLAASVAVALSQQAAAATYQLTELPRHDNSKYSYVSDANEAGDVIGHASNLFGVKIDVSYIDFDDSTLKNYYDSTKKQYELIEEEITFTLEDIQNNDAANTNAQAHAFMLSYVMNSSRVVSQEYQRIERAISLTYNNNTAEEFVVFDEQSPDYEGLTRSVTNYLTSIAEDGTIVGWGSAPFKKITFTPEGETEEETYFVRDWRNKGILVTPAGEKIRLEPAFTEYGGLSLATDIKQTADGGYIVVGQSSTSLSQRATENIEDSCDGVDEPVDVCIQRLTSPYHTRAYKWTFDNDFNLVSATDLGLGFTPDEDDERAYSSLALATNGDGLTVGESRMRRQSNNDLLPYGQAVYYKDGEIKRIKEVESYIEYSQAVDVNDNGIIVGMFGRSSNGSRDYDSTGFYFNANTAEFKEMPAYFEGSATAITDINNNGFVVGQGVTEKSGSNRRREAFLYEIGAEKLVNINSLLPCKNDSFPYTIAEAVKITDDNKIYAIATKTVERRNTLGEIEKDSKGETEYESVSLPVLLTPISGEPENCTPPEAETYERQSASWSWLSLLALPLVALRRRRKA
- a CDS encoding DNA internalization-related competence protein ComEC/Rec2; this encodes MQLPSTWILICFGIILGCFSAVFLLDNWRLAAISIFLYFMGRYSKLFCPILAGFILGISIVLSHYFVFYQLKIPEMWQSQLVTASGKVIEVDNSVIGEALKVQLEQVDGYQFARWRTVNAKLYRDSSTPMLTVGDRIEFTVKLKRYRSRVNIGLFNAELHAFRKYMYFKGSIKTINSVVKDTTWRDNYRLFIDKKLSGLSYAWLYYILLTGDTSKVDFKNKTQFRSLGLSHLLAISGLHIGMVFAIAFLLIKVVLYCAPIIISQAANLHQWCLVFALLLCFGYVVLCGYSVSATRALIMAMVWVACYLFAVRLKALQVLTVALTIVLMVDPFSLLNPGLYYSFFAVAIIVTLVTKVGRGLGAKLLALIKLQLALFICLLPLNLYFFSGASIISLVANIIVIPLISVVVFPLLLLHVTALHAIGWQLPLHLVDNGLVVLFELLQKSPVSWVDIPGVSSMFLITCYLSAVLLFLFRNYFGLLPILFFLVQYLFRVSPLWQIDVFDVGHGTAVLVSRNNKGLLYDVGAKYFGYFSMFEFVIKPYLLNNRITLQDTIISHNDGDHNGGVDDLIAFDGGKSLQRFHPASAADSCVLGTHQFQGLDISVIWPQEMSNNDNNNSCVVSISDGQFTLLLPGDIEKVTETKLLNLEKEALKADILLVPHHGSGSSSSEQFIQAVDPDIAIFSRAFYSPWKIPNEKVIERYQRVGSTLLDTALDGHIRISIFAQEITVERAREVENYWFLR
- a CDS encoding DUF2062 domain-containing protein — translated: MAKKTIQRFLPDHNKIKQQKSLKIFGKLLHDANLWHLNRRSARGAFSVGLFFAFIPVPFQMVLAAALAIPFRVNLPLSIALVWITNPLTMPPIFYCSYLVGVFALGQKQQPFHFEASWEWLAQSLTTIGPAFIVGSLICATLAAIIGFFGIDYLWRRSVNKAWQSRGQS